One genomic segment of Luteolibacter sp. Y139 includes these proteins:
- the rbfA gene encoding 30S ribosome-binding factor RbfA, producing MSQRIDRVNELLKREIGTVVQKDYEWHGALVTVNAVETTQDIKEAKVWIGVLGGRVEPVLEKLNRDHGAIQKKISKRVVLKSTPILSFRHDGSAERGVEIVNLLDEVAKLPTAKDADEPQD from the coding sequence ATGTCCCAACGCATCGACCGGGTCAATGAGTTGCTGAAGCGCGAGATCGGCACCGTGGTCCAGAAGGACTATGAGTGGCATGGCGCCCTCGTGACCGTGAACGCAGTGGAGACTACCCAGGACATCAAGGAAGCCAAAGTCTGGATTGGCGTCCTCGGCGGCCGGGTCGAGCCCGTGCTCGAAAAGCTCAATCGCGACCACGGCGCGATCCAGAAGAAGATCTCGAAGCGCGTGGTGCTGAAGTCGACACCCATTCTGTCTTTCCGTCACGACGGCTCCGCCGAGCGCGGCGTGGAAATCGTGAACCTTCTCGACGAAGTCGCGAAACTGCCCACGGCGAAGGACGCGGACGAACCGCAGGACTGA
- the nusA gene encoding transcription termination factor NusA: MTNDIVALIDYYEKEKGIDRDKVVAALEYAFISAYRKMVPGADAIETLRADVNTKKGETRIFAVLTAVADEEYKDKFNEVPLATALKKKPDAQPGDLLEFNVTPKDFGRIAVQTAKQTMMQRLRQAEKEMIYEEFKDRAGDIVSGTVRRFDRSDVLIDLGKFEGVMPSRERVQTEEYNIGDRIRAYVVAVENEGRGPEIILSRSHPNFVRRLFEAEVNEISDRTVEIRGIAREAGYRTKVAVFSTDDKVDPVGACVGLRGARVKNIVRELNNEKVDIIRWSDDPEEFVREALKPAVLRTITVDKENRVVHVTVDEEDLSKAIGRRGQNARLSSRLMGWDVQVRKDESKLEQFEKKIAGAAHSMAEQLGLDDDLAAKLFRAGGMSADIVAEMPVDYIAANLEITEERAQDILDRAKQHSASA, translated from the coding sequence ATGACCAACGACATCGTCGCCCTCATCGATTACTACGAGAAAGAAAAAGGCATCGACCGCGACAAGGTCGTTGCAGCGCTCGAGTACGCCTTCATTTCCGCCTATCGCAAAATGGTCCCCGGGGCCGATGCCATCGAGACCCTGCGGGCCGATGTGAACACCAAGAAGGGCGAGACCCGCATCTTCGCGGTACTGACGGCCGTGGCCGATGAGGAGTATAAGGACAAGTTCAACGAGGTCCCCCTTGCCACCGCGCTCAAGAAGAAGCCGGACGCGCAACCAGGCGACCTCCTCGAGTTCAACGTCACGCCGAAGGACTTCGGCCGCATCGCCGTCCAGACCGCGAAGCAGACGATGATGCAGCGCCTCCGCCAGGCGGAGAAGGAGATGATTTACGAGGAGTTCAAGGACCGCGCGGGCGACATCGTCTCCGGCACCGTCCGCCGCTTCGACCGCAGCGATGTGCTCATCGACCTCGGCAAGTTCGAGGGCGTCATGCCGTCCCGCGAGCGCGTCCAGACCGAGGAATATAACATCGGTGACCGCATCCGCGCCTACGTCGTGGCCGTGGAAAACGAAGGCCGCGGCCCGGAGATCATCCTCTCCCGCAGCCACCCGAATTTCGTCCGCCGCCTCTTCGAAGCGGAAGTGAATGAGATCTCCGACCGCACCGTGGAAATCCGCGGCATCGCCCGCGAAGCCGGCTACCGCACCAAGGTCGCCGTCTTCAGCACCGACGACAAGGTGGACCCTGTGGGCGCCTGCGTCGGCCTCCGCGGCGCACGCGTGAAGAACATCGTCCGCGAGCTCAACAACGAGAAGGTCGACATCATCCGCTGGAGCGATGATCCGGAGGAATTCGTCCGCGAAGCCCTCAAGCCGGCCGTCCTCCGCACCATCACCGTCGACAAGGAAAACCGCGTGGTCCATGTGACCGTCGACGAGGAAGACCTCAGCAAGGCGATCGGCCGCCGCGGCCAGAACGCCCGCCTGTCTTCCCGCCTGATGGGCTGGGACGTCCAAGTTCGCAAGGACGAGAGCAAGCTGGAGCAATTCGAAAAGAAGATCGCCGGTGCCGCCCACTCGATGGCCGAGCAACTCGGTCTCGACGACGACCTGGCCGCCAAACTCTTCCGCGCAGGTGGCATGTCCGCCGATATTGTCGCGGAGATGCCGGTGGACTACATTGCCGCCAACCTTGAGATTACCGAAGAGCGCGCCCAAGATATCCTCGACCGCGCGAAGCAGCACTCGGCTTCGGCCTGA
- a CDS encoding family 16 glycoside hydrolase, translated as MNRRGWLQLTFATLPAACRREGPAAVEAGSVWQPLTAHWQPAAGGELSFPSPGQLRLQSSESLSATKWTGPPVKPPFEIEFEARRLDGTDFFCGLTFPARAGGECLTWIVGGWGGNAVGLSSIDGKDASENETTFRRSFEKERWYRLRLKCSAGRIEAWIDDEQVIDFQTTGRKLGLRPGPIDQCAPFGLATWQTSGEFRSLRWRPF; from the coding sequence ATGAACCGCCGCGGCTGGCTCCAGCTCACCTTCGCCACCCTCCCCGCGGCCTGCCGTAGGGAGGGACCGGCGGCCGTCGAGGCCGGGTCAGTTTGGCAGCCCCTCACAGCCCACTGGCAACCCGCCGCGGGCGGCGAGCTCTCATTCCCCTCCCCCGGCCAGCTGCGGCTCCAGTCGAGCGAAAGCCTCAGCGCGACGAAGTGGACCGGGCCACCCGTGAAACCGCCGTTTGAAATAGAATTTGAAGCCCGCCGACTCGATGGCACCGACTTCTTCTGCGGCCTCACCTTCCCCGCCCGCGCTGGCGGCGAATGCCTGACTTGGATCGTCGGCGGCTGGGGCGGCAACGCCGTCGGACTCTCCTCGATCGACGGCAAGGATGCGTCCGAAAACGAGACCACCTTCCGCCGCTCCTTTGAAAAGGAACGCTGGTACCGGCTGCGCCTGAAATGCTCCGCCGGGCGCATCGAGGCGTGGATCGATGACGAGCAGGTCATTGACTTCCAGACCACCGGCCGGAAGCTCGGTTTGCGGCCCGGACCGATCGACCAATGCGCCCCTTTCGGGCTCGCCACATGGCAGACCAGCGGGGAGTTTCGGAGCCTCCGCTGGAGGCCTTTTTAG
- the infB gene encoding translation initiation factor IF-2, translating to MVPKDKDSTPPKKKVLDLIEEPKASTRRERQRAAQVAADTPPPPSALDKAKAAALDLFDEGGKKKRSGVRKTEQSGKAVLPTISKLLEEEKPAPAPAAPAPPPPPAESISPAAAVEAPVEESGDSGNVISIKPPIIVSELATRMGLKPFVLLADLIKLQVFVAPHQAIEPETAAKVCELHGFIFEREKREKGGGVHKIEEVVVEPEKVQDEPEDVLQLRPPIITIMGHVDHGKTSLLDYIRKSSITKGEAGGITQHVAAYKVEREGKPVTFIDTPGHAIFSDMRARGADITDIVVLVVAANDGIMPQTLEAIEHAKKAEKTIIVAINKVDLPTANVMRVKTQLAEKGLQTVDFGGDVECVEVSALTGAGVDGLLELLALQAEVLELKANPKGNARASIIEARVQPGRGATASVIVETGTLKVGTPFICGPFAGKVKSLINDRGESVKEAKPGTPVEVIGFDEMPNVGDSLVEMDNIRAAQKLADERQLDRRNDRLQLTRKSRMEDLFSNVIEGTGKAVLKVVLKCDVQGSVEAIKRAIGDIKSDKVTTQIIVAAAGPITAADVQMASSADAVVLGFNTKVEANAVKVVKSEGVQVKLYSIVYELIDQVREAMLGMLEPLTRENIIGHAEVRMIFKLSKSKGRAAGSYVTDGKIHRKAHARVIRGGVPVFDGKMSTLRRFQDEVEEVKSGMECGIRLGEFNEYQEADVIECYTLEKIPQTL from the coding sequence ATGGTCCCTAAAGACAAGGATAGCACGCCTCCGAAAAAGAAGGTTCTCGATCTGATCGAGGAACCGAAGGCATCGACGCGCCGCGAGCGCCAGCGAGCCGCTCAAGTTGCAGCCGACACACCGCCGCCACCAAGCGCCCTCGACAAAGCCAAGGCTGCCGCCCTTGATCTCTTCGACGAAGGCGGAAAGAAGAAGCGCAGTGGCGTCCGCAAGACCGAGCAATCGGGCAAGGCCGTGTTGCCGACCATTTCCAAGCTGCTGGAAGAGGAGAAGCCTGCACCCGCTCCCGCGGCACCGGCTCCTCCCCCGCCGCCAGCCGAGTCCATCTCGCCAGCCGCCGCGGTCGAAGCGCCCGTCGAAGAATCCGGCGACAGTGGCAACGTCATCAGCATCAAGCCGCCGATCATCGTCAGCGAGCTCGCCACCCGCATGGGCCTCAAGCCCTTCGTGTTGCTGGCGGATCTGATCAAGCTCCAGGTCTTCGTCGCTCCCCATCAGGCGATCGAGCCCGAAACGGCCGCGAAGGTTTGCGAACTCCACGGCTTCATCTTCGAGCGCGAGAAGCGCGAAAAGGGCGGCGGCGTTCACAAGATCGAGGAAGTCGTCGTCGAGCCGGAAAAGGTCCAGGACGAGCCGGAAGACGTACTCCAACTCCGCCCGCCGATCATCACCATCATGGGCCACGTCGACCACGGGAAGACCTCCCTGCTCGACTACATCCGCAAGTCTTCGATCACCAAGGGCGAGGCCGGCGGCATCACCCAGCACGTCGCCGCCTACAAGGTGGAGCGCGAGGGCAAGCCGGTCACCTTCATCGATACTCCGGGTCACGCCATCTTCTCCGACATGCGCGCCCGCGGTGCCGACATCACGGACATCGTGGTGCTCGTCGTCGCCGCGAATGACGGCATCATGCCGCAGACGCTGGAAGCGATCGAACACGCGAAGAAGGCCGAAAAGACCATCATCGTCGCCATCAACAAGGTCGATCTGCCGACTGCCAACGTGATGCGGGTGAAGACCCAGCTCGCCGAGAAAGGCCTGCAGACCGTCGACTTCGGCGGCGACGTCGAATGCGTGGAAGTTTCCGCTCTCACCGGAGCCGGTGTCGATGGCTTGCTCGAACTCCTCGCCCTCCAGGCCGAGGTGCTCGAACTCAAGGCCAACCCGAAGGGCAATGCCCGCGCCTCGATCATCGAGGCACGCGTCCAGCCCGGCCGCGGCGCCACCGCTTCGGTCATCGTGGAAACCGGCACCCTCAAGGTCGGCACTCCTTTCATCTGCGGTCCCTTCGCCGGCAAGGTGAAGTCGCTCATCAACGACCGCGGCGAATCCGTCAAGGAAGCCAAGCCCGGCACCCCAGTCGAAGTCATTGGCTTCGACGAGATGCCGAACGTCGGCGACAGCCTCGTCGAAATGGACAACATCCGCGCAGCCCAGAAGCTGGCCGATGAACGCCAGCTTGACCGCCGCAACGATCGCCTCCAGTTGACCCGGAAGAGCCGCATGGAGGACCTCTTCTCCAACGTCATCGAAGGCACCGGCAAGGCCGTCCTCAAGGTCGTCCTCAAGTGCGACGTGCAGGGCTCGGTCGAAGCGATCAAGCGGGCCATCGGCGACATCAAGTCCGACAAGGTTACCACCCAGATCATCGTGGCTGCTGCCGGTCCGATCACTGCGGCCGACGTCCAGATGGCAAGCTCCGCCGACGCGGTGGTGCTTGGCTTCAATACCAAGGTCGAGGCCAACGCCGTCAAGGTGGTCAAGTCCGAGGGCGTCCAGGTGAAGCTCTACTCGATCGTTTACGAACTGATCGATCAGGTCCGCGAGGCGATGCTCGGCATGCTCGAGCCGCTCACCCGCGAGAACATCATCGGCCACGCCGAGGTGAGAATGATCTTCAAGCTCTCCAAGTCGAAGGGCCGCGCCGCCGGTTCATACGTCACGGATGGCAAGATTCATCGCAAGGCCCACGCCCGCGTCATCCGCGGTGGCGTGCCGGTCTTCGACGGCAAGATGTCCACCCTCCGCCGCTTCCAGGACGAAGTGGAAGAGGTCAAGTCGGGCATGGAATGCGGTATCCGACTCGGTGAGTTCAACGAGTATCAGGAAGCCGACGTCATCGAGTGCTACACGCTCGAGAAGATCCCGCAGACGCTGTAA
- a CDS encoding chorismate-binding protein, whose product MSSDSFAFLDLADGRSLVGRGPFASSAKPPHDGVAFYRNDFGLTSTEPWLVPQHWEVVGRNEVAAFIAETDGVPTCNWEPPDASDFAAIFQEISAAIRTGTFEKTVPVVVERGTLEEPPGHRLLATAAGSEEPLLGYGFSDGISGFAGASPEQLFSITGTILKTMALAGTARTEERDVLAVDEKEIREHEYVAQSLVSKLGDIGRVRRGPRGIMELGSIVHFHTPIEVDLIGDESPAQLVRRLHPTPALGPLPRTPETLQQLIDWRRRLGTPEDFGAPFGAILDGEFHAIVAIRGLWWHHREVILPAGCGVIEASRLVNEWRELRLKREAVKARFGL is encoded by the coding sequence GTGAGTTCCGACAGCTTCGCCTTCCTCGACCTCGCGGACGGACGTTCCCTCGTCGGTCGCGGACCATTTGCGTCGTCCGCTAAGCCACCACACGATGGCGTCGCGTTTTACCGGAATGACTTCGGACTAACATCCACCGAGCCGTGGTTGGTCCCTCAACATTGGGAAGTCGTCGGTCGAAATGAAGTGGCGGCATTCATCGCCGAAACCGATGGCGTTCCCACCTGCAACTGGGAACCACCGGACGCCTCCGACTTCGCCGCCATCTTCCAGGAAATCAGCGCCGCCATCCGCACCGGCACCTTTGAAAAAACCGTCCCCGTTGTCGTCGAGCGCGGGACCTTGGAAGAGCCACCCGGCCATCGCCTGCTGGCAACTGCCGCGGGAAGCGAGGAGCCCCTGTTAGGCTACGGCTTTTCGGATGGAATCTCGGGATTCGCCGGAGCCTCGCCGGAACAGCTCTTCTCCATCACCGGCACCATCTTGAAAACGATGGCCCTCGCCGGCACCGCTCGCACCGAAGAACGCGACGTCCTCGCCGTGGATGAAAAGGAGATCCGCGAGCACGAATACGTCGCCCAGTCACTCGTCTCCAAGCTCGGCGACATCGGCCGTGTCCGCCGTGGCCCGCGCGGCATCATGGAACTCGGCTCCATCGTTCACTTCCACACCCCCATCGAAGTCGATCTCATCGGCGATGAAAGCCCGGCCCAATTGGTCCGCCGCCTTCACCCGACGCCCGCGCTCGGTCCCCTGCCCCGCACGCCCGAAACACTGCAGCAGCTCATCGATTGGCGTCGCCGTCTCGGCACACCAGAAGACTTCGGCGCCCCATTCGGCGCGATCCTCGACGGCGAATTCCACGCCATCGTCGCCATCCGCGGCCTCTGGTGGCACCACCGCGAGGTGATCCTCCCCGCCGGCTGCGGTGTCATCGAGGCCAGCCGCCTCGTCAACGAATGGCGCGAACTGCGCCTCAAACGCGAGGCGGTGAAAGCTCGCTTCGGACTGTAG
- a CDS encoding proprotein convertase P-domain-containing protein: MRIFAPSLVAACLSLPALAGTVEPPPKTNSSLPIDESLLTERPYNLNGVVYSDDSRGSGVVAQDRHLFLTAGHVLYDDAGSRWSLPPLWFSGVNSEDAPAEESGVQARGFFRWASYAKQVELSGSNSRAAFTRDAALAWSFDLFTEEAPAVVDFKGAVNLRAGIPSMITGYPALIDYTGNEGNYYLHTTLEEAHPFKSEQGNYLYATHISTGPGNSGGPVWVRDGEGGWKVGALLVSGRPSEAGLYAFTSEIKSLFKSAQPVLGESVTGTVKDTSSVTTSSRLAALSTPKVIPDGRQKWTRIPLKIGAFPEGSVISFVRLNLTITTNHVGDLVVGLLGPDGTFVLLHDSEGAGADDLVINDMDLSGEFIGGGESTTEGIPGKWQLLVQDRLTEDIATVTRFQLEVGTD; this comes from the coding sequence ATGAGAATTTTCGCGCCCTCGCTTGTCGCCGCTTGCTTGTCGCTCCCCGCCCTCGCAGGCACCGTAGAGCCGCCGCCCAAAACCAACTCATCCCTTCCCATCGATGAGAGCCTTCTCACCGAACGTCCCTATAACCTCAACGGCGTGGTCTATTCGGACGACAGCCGCGGCAGCGGCGTGGTCGCACAAGATCGCCATCTGTTTTTGACCGCCGGGCACGTGCTTTATGATGACGCAGGCAGCCGCTGGAGCCTGCCTCCGCTCTGGTTCAGCGGCGTGAATTCCGAAGACGCACCCGCCGAGGAATCGGGCGTCCAGGCCCGCGGCTTCTTCCGCTGGGCATCCTACGCGAAACAAGTCGAACTCTCGGGCTCCAATTCCAGAGCCGCATTCACCCGTGACGCCGCCCTCGCATGGTCCTTCGACCTCTTCACCGAGGAAGCACCCGCCGTCGTGGATTTCAAGGGCGCCGTCAATTTGCGCGCAGGCATCCCGTCGATGATCACCGGCTATCCTGCCCTGATCGACTACACCGGGAATGAGGGGAACTACTACCTGCACACCACCCTCGAAGAGGCCCATCCCTTCAAATCCGAACAGGGAAACTATCTCTACGCCACTCACATCTCGACCGGTCCCGGCAACAGCGGCGGTCCGGTATGGGTTCGCGATGGAGAAGGCGGATGGAAGGTCGGCGCCCTACTCGTTTCCGGTCGCCCTTCGGAAGCCGGACTCTACGCCTTCACCTCCGAGATCAAGAGCCTGTTCAAGAGCGCCCAGCCCGTCCTGGGTGAGTCAGTCACCGGCACGGTCAAGGACACCTCGAGCGTCACCACCAGCAGCCGCCTCGCCGCGCTTTCCACCCCGAAGGTGATTCCAGACGGCCGCCAGAAGTGGACTCGCATCCCGCTGAAAATCGGTGCTTTCCCGGAAGGCTCCGTGATCTCCTTCGTCCGGCTGAATCTGACCATCACCACCAACCACGTCGGCGATCTCGTCGTCGGCCTGTTAGGCCCGGATGGCACCTTCGTTCTCCTCCACGATAGCGAAGGCGCGGGTGCCGATGACCTCGTCATCAATGACATGGACCTCAGCGGGGAGTTCATCGGTGGCGGCGAAAGCACCACCGAAGGTATCCCCGGCAAGTGGCAACTCCTGGTGCAGGATCGCCTGACCGAAGACATCGCCACCGTCACACGCTTTCAACTGGAAGTCGGCACCGACTGA